The Drosophila sulfurigaster albostrigata strain 15112-1811.04 chromosome 3, ASM2355843v2, whole genome shotgun sequence genomic sequence GCGCACAATCAGCGCATGCAACGGTGTATTGCCCAGCGTATCTGGTGCATTAATCAGCTCCTTGCAACCTCGATCCAGTAGTATGCGCAATGTGGCTTGCGTATCCTCCGCGGATTTGCGTGCAGCAAAAATGACTAGAAAATCAACAGCATTAATATgcatacaatacaataaagtATATTAACTTTTTTCTTACCAACATGCAACAGCGTCATCTGCTGGGTGCAGGTGCGTACTGTGGTGATGGCACCATGCTGTATGAGTAGCTCTAAGAAGCGTCCGTCATGCAGCACAGCATGATGTATGGGATAATATTCGTCCATAATGAGATTAATCTCCTCGGATCGTGTCACGACCAGCTGCTGCACACAGTTCCAGGCGCCTCGCTCGCATGCCAAGTGCAGCAGCGGCTTCTTAGCACGAAATGGGATCCAAGGTTCTTCCATCTTTTGAGTCATCATGCTGAGCACATTATACTGATCACCTACATAAAAAGGGGAAATAGTTAACAGAttagtatacatatacaatagaAGAAGCGAGACCAAATTGGAGTTAtgcaaataagaaaattatacaaaattatttcaaaataaaaaagatatgaattacttttcaattaaaaaataatcaataagaattatacattatacatattatcaaataaaacgtgaaaaaattttaaaagagaTTACATTgttcaaatgaaaaactaaaaattgattttcaataactttgagattaaaaatttatatttggaaCAAAGTCTTCATACCATCGATGGCATAGCAGAGCGCGTTTTGGAGCTTCGTGTTGAGGCGTTCGCTGACATCGTCCACGTTGCTGTGCCACTTCCCGCTCTCCTCGCAGTTGTGCGAATGGGCGCCGGGAAAACACATGCGTGTGTCGGCATCGATGCGAGCACCATGACGCAGGAGCAGCTCCACACACTCCTCGTAGCCACGCAGTGTGGCAATGTGCAGGGGCAGAGAGCAGGGCGCCCGATTGACGTCGGGTCGATGGCGATGGAGCAGCCATTTGGTGAGATCGATGTGATTGAGGCCAACACTGCGCTGCAGTATATTGTAGCCACAGTCGTCGTGTATGACCAAGATATTCTCGTTCTTGGGTATCTGAATCAGCAGACTCTCAAGGGTTTGCAATGAGATTTTTGGATTGGCACGCAAAATTTCGAATAGTGTTTGGATTTTCTCCTCCGTCGCTTTGGATACCTTGTGGCCATCACGATGGGAGAGCAGTGCCGAGCCCGAACGAAACACTTGACTCACCGAGCCACCCATTTCGTTCTCTTCCCactcctcctcctgctgcttctgctgtgtAACAATGGAGCTGCAGTTACAGTGAACACTAGAGATGCAAGGATGGGGGCGCAATGATCAATGTTTTGGAATGGATCACCAGTGTGTCGTCGTCTGCATGTTTGCGACGCAGTTTTTTTTCGGATcgatcgtcgtcgttgttctCTACAATGCacagaaacaataacaataaacaaagtGCGTCGAGGGCAGAGGCAGCGAGCAAAagacaagaaaaaaatcaatacaGAAACGAGctttcacacacatttacacacaatTCTTCAGCACTTGGCACTGCACGCTCGCTGCATTTGTTTATGCCATTTGCAATTGTCCATGatttgtggcatttttatACACCAATTTCAAcgttaaaatgcattttcaaaaaGCCTTTTATTGCCCTGCAAAAACCACCACAAACAAGAGCCAACAACTTTTTCTACGCTGCAAATTGTAAACGAGTTAATCTCTCTCTATATCAGCTGGTGACTATCGAAAGTCGATAGGATAAACCACTTCAATCGATAACGCTTATGTTTTCCGCTAGCCCTGGCACATGTGcattgttgtgtttgttgatTGGCGCGTAAAAAGAGCAGACGGCACAAACTGTATCGAAATAgtttaaagttaataaaaagtaaGAAGTAATACAGTTGCAACATGGCCAAACGCCTCGAGTGTCCTTACGAAAATCTTAGCAGTGCCTTTCTGCTGCAGTCGAGTGACTATCAGAAGCAATTCTTTCATCTTTACGCACATCGTTTGGCTGAAATGACGCGTTTGCTGAAACCACTGGCACAATCGAAATGGGGTAAGGAGATGCCCATAATGAAGCTGTGCGAGCTGCGCGGAGAACAGGATGTTCACTGCATCATCATTGGCACTATTTACAAGCATCAACAACACAAGCCCAGCATTTTACGAGACATCTCCGAAGAGAACCAACTGGCGCCGCAGCCTCAGCGACAGAATTACTCTGAACCGGGTGACAAAGTCATACTAGAGGATGAGCTGCAGCGTGTGCGATTGCAAGGTGATCACATCGCTGGCCGCAGTCTGGCTACTGGCATTGTATGTGCTGTTAAGGGCGGCACCGACTCCGAGGGCTTTTTCAATGTGGAGGACATACTCTTTTTCGAGAGCGGACCACAAAAGTCGCTGACATTGAAATCGCCTGCCAAGCTGGTGCTAGTGTCTGGCCTCGATCAACTGCAGGCACACAACTATGTGGATGCTCTGAACATGTTTCAATATTGGCTCAGCGGCAGTTTGGGCAATTCAAAGGATGCTACGTCAATGGTACGTTTGATTGTTGCTGGCAACTCAGTGCGCAGCACAGCGGTAGCCAATGTGCCCACATTGCAAGTGGCACGCAGCCAGGCGAATGCCAATGATACTGTGCAAGCGGTCAGCCAGTTGGACAGCTGGTTTGCTGCTTGGGCGCAAGCCCTGCACGTTGATCTAATGCCGGGCGCCTATGATCCGGCCAATTTCATGTTGCCACAGCAGCCATTCCACAAATGCATGTTTCCACAAGCCGGGCGACTGTCTTCCTTCCAGGCTGTGTCTAATCCCTACAGTTGTCGGCTGAACAGCGCATTGATTGTTGGCACTGGCGGTCAGAATGTGGCAGATCTGTTGCGTAGCACTGGACTGGAGTCGTCGTTGGAGGCGTTGCGCTGCACGCTCACTTGGGGCCACATTGCTCCCACGGCGCCAGATACTCTGGCCTGCTATCCGTACATTGAAAGCGATCCCTTCATTATGCGGCAATGTCCACATGTGTATTTTGCTGGTAATTGTGAGAAGTTCGAGACGGAGCTGCATGTTGGTACCGGCGACAAGCGAACGCGTCTGGTTTGCGTGCCCAGCTTCAGCAAGACACAGAGTGTGGCCCTGGTGGATCTAGAAACGCTCGACTGTCGCGAGATTAAGTTTAACGTAGAATCTGAATAAGAAACAAGAGTTTAAGTCGTATAATAAAGCACAAAAGAGTATTTTAACATTTCTTGAGTTTTATTCGGTTGCTTAATGTACGACAGGTCCAAGGGGTTCGCCTCGTATGTTGGCCAAATCCAAACGGGAATCGATGCTATCATCTATCAGTCCAATTACAGCAATGTTGTCGCCGCGTATAATGTGCAGTCCAAGCACAATCTGTTCGATGCCCGCTGTTGTGGAGAAGACGCGTTCATGGCACTCgtcgatgatgatgttgatggtCTGATCGAAGCCCTTGAGTGTGCCTATGAAATTGCGTCCATCCGCCGTGATAATGGACACTGTGTGATTGATATACGACTCCAGGCCGGACATTTTGCCAGCTTCGCTTAAACGTATTTGtcgcaaaaatgaaaacaaacaaaacgagcGCAAATCTCGTTCCCGAAGAGCTGGAGATGGCAAAACACCGATGGCTTTATTGAATTGCAGTATCGATGTTCATTAACATCGACTAAATATTCCGAAATGCGATATTTTTTTCGTCCGATAATTAATCATATCGATGGGGAACAGCTGTTCGATTGCTGCTCATGTAATCCGAAGTAGAGGCTACTCCTCGTTGCTACTTTATAAAATCAGATTCAAGACTTAAAAATGTTCCGCCGTCTCACACAAATCAGTGCCAAGCAACTGGCACGCACTCAGTCCACTGCTGCGACAGGTGCCGCAAAAGAGAAATGGGATCTGTATGCTGGCGTGCTTGTCGAACGATTGCCGGTGGTGTCCAAAACACTGAATCCCCTGGAGCGACGGTTTCAGGATATGTTATTGAATGTCGAGTATGAGAACAGCTTGAAATCGGATCACGAGTTGAAGCACGAGCGAGATCTGGTGCAGCTAGAGCAGATTAAGCAAGGTAAAGTGCAGGTGGATCTGGACGAAGGTGTGGCCAAGCAAACTGCTCAGGATTTGAAAGATGCTTACATCGAGGAACTAAAGAAATTCGAGGCAGCCCCACGTACCACACCTGACGATGCGGCTAACAAAACCAGCTCCACAGATCGCTGCCTGGAAGACACACTGTATCTGCTGGTGCAGCAAAAGTtgggacaacagcagcatttaCTTCTGCCGCAAGGTCAGCGTCAGGAAGGTGAAACCATGCGCCAGACAGCGGAGCGTGTTGTGCGTGAACAATGCGGCAATGACCTGAAGGTGCTGTTCTATGGCAATGCTCCAGTTGGCTTCCACAAGTACAAGTATCCAAGCAATCAGCGTGCCAACAGCGTTGGTGCCAAGGTCTTCTTCTTCCGGGCTTCTCTGCGAGCTGGCAATGTACAAGCAGGGACAAAGGATACGCCTGCTCTTCAATACGAATGGCTGCCCAAGGAGGCGCTCAGCCAGAAGCTGAAGAATGCCGCCTATGCGGAAAGCATCAATAAGTTTTTGatctaatttaaatgtatttctgtTGCGTCATTTTCCTAGTTAAATAAAATCGATTGATTGCGATgttaatcaataataaaacgCATTTGTTTATAACATTTTGAAGACATGCAGCagtatatatttgatttgcaatATGTTGAAGTGTAAACACATACAGAGGcaaatgtttgtatatatttttcttttataaaatttgtttatttttttttgcatattttactACTTGCATTTCGTATAAACTGGAGATAAACTGAAAATATTCTGTTTATTACTGggtttattttgtatcttAAATTTGATCATCTTTCAATTACAAACATTGAACAATTAGAAGAGGCatagaaaatgttttgtatattatttgctTGCAAGCCAAGCTGTCGTTTAAATATCTTTTGCGTATTGCTCTGATTAATATGCATagtttttatatgttttttgtatAGAGTATTTATTTCGATTAACATTGTCTCGGTATCAGAATTTAAGATACTTTTCTGGGGGATCaagaaataaatgcaaagaaaCAAACCGGGAAATTAATTGCTgataaatagtattttgtattgaaagtgcagttattgtttgttttgttttggattCATTGTGGcattaattcttaaataagCATAAAACTGTTGGACTTAGATACTAGAATTTATCGAAAATAATcgtgtaaatatatattattacttttctttttttttctatatttttagaaatagaTTGTAAGACATTTTCTCAGGCGCCATTAAATAAACATCGCGATCTAATTCTGGAATAGCGTTCGCGTGAAATCTATGTAATCTAAAGCATCTTTAATGGGCTGGCCAGAGCGCGGTTCCGAGAATGGTTTCATACGCTGCACACAATAGTCCGCCATGTCCTTGGTGAGGTTCTGTAAGGCAAAAGAAATTGTACATTGAATATCTGATTCCCAATTTGAATAATGTTGCTGTCAACTTACGCAGTAGAGCTCCTCCTTGGTAACGTAGGGGCGGTCAGCGGCAGTGATGGCGCGGAAGGCATTCTCGATTTCTTCGTAGGATTGCACGTTTTCGGTTTCCTTGGAAATCATGAATGCAATGTACTCCTGCAGGGAAACATAGCCATCGCGGTTGGGGTCAACAACATCGAGTATAGCCTCAAATTCTGGATCGGGTTGTCCCTCCTCAACCATGGGCAGATCGTAGCCAAGAGCGCGCAGACATGATTTGAATTCCTGGTGGTTGAGTTTGCCGCTCTTGTCCTTGTCGAAATGCTTGAACATCATCGAGAACTCCTTCAGTGAATCTTCCGAGACACCCGAATGATTACGCGCCTGAATCTGTTGTTCCAAATTGTGCTGCATACGCATCGAGAGTTGATCCAATTGATCCCATTGCTGTGCGAGTCCAACAGTCGAGTGTTCCGTGTAGCGGTTGTCCAAAATCAAATGTTCCTCAAGCAGTGCACCAAGTTCCTCGATCTTCTTCAGATCCACGCGACGAGCACGCACCTCGGTGGCCTTGACACGCAGTGCTTCCAATTGCTGTTCCAATGATCCGGAGCCTTCCATCATTGATGTTCTGTATATTTCGGAAGAATTTgatgtgagtttgtgtgtagATTTGGAGTAGATAAGGATTTATTAGTAAGACACGATAGAGAACGACACAAGGTTTTCTTTTAGGtattaaaatctttttaaagTTATAATGGATATAATGCATAAGAAAAGCAAATCTTGTTAGAGGTCTGTTTGGTTAAGGGCGGCAGTTTGTTGACAACTAAATTGTTTTCCTCTTATGTTCATATATACAGGtgtcttttgattttttcaaCAGGAGTTACGAGTGTAATAACAATGTGCAATGACACTGGCTGACAACTAAGCGCAGCGATCAACTCGTGTCATTGCACTGAAACTGATTAAACTGCAGCAATGGGAATGGGTCGTTTGTTTTTAGTGTTGTTTAGgaatgaattttgaaattttattcaGCAACTAATAAAGACGATACaaagtttagtattttttttttttgactatAAAGCGagctaaaattgaattaaatttagagtagagaaaaagaaaaaacgccAAATGGTTGTTGAAGCTACTGATAAATTGAGAAAAACGCTTTttggaatataaaaataaatgcaaaaattttcGCATTGACTACAGTTTTTTGTAAAACTTTCATTAAACTACGTTTTTTACATgctcaaattttaaatattttttggtagAAAGTAAATTTTGGTGTtgcacaaaaaagaaactcgAGACTGACCGATCGATAATACTTAATCGATAATCGTTGCTAACGGTGCTCTAAATGCAGCTAGTTTTAAATACGCTCTAGAACTAGAActgttatcgttatcgctgCGTATCTAACCTAGATATATTTACAAAAGCAATGAAGGCACCAAAAGAGGCtcctttaaaataattaatttcttttttttttgctgttagTGAGCGCAAGAGCGACGCAGCAGCTGTTAAACTTTTAGCTTGCCaaggcaaacaacaataagaacagaaacagaaaacaatAACGAGAAAGAAAAATGATAAAAGATTGCAACCCAGCGATCAGAGATCGGATCGCATTGGAAAATGGGCAACCACTTCGCTTAATTACCCTTGACGATTATAACCCAGCATATAATATCTAGAAGAATATAGAATTGAACGTTTCAGTTACGCTTTTCATGGGACTTTGGGGGGCGGGAGAGTGAGCAAGAGGGAGACCACAAgagttgtttttaaattattattttttttaaatatggaTTGATTTTTTGTGTGGAAAGATTTGTTGGAAGGAACTGGACGCACCAACAACTgacagagagatagaaagatagcaatagaaagagagaaaaagctTAGGGGGGTACTGACCTCGTTTCGGTGAGCCATTGATGGAAGAGATTGGCGTGCTTGGCGAATTCCTTGCGAAGCTTATCGTTCTCCTCCTGACGCTTGGCCTCCTTGGCAAGTTCGCCATCGCGTTCCTCTATGATCTTTTGCAGATTACGCCAGGTCTCCTCAAGAGCTTCCATGGTGAACCATGTGTATGGGTTCGGTCCAACATTAAAGCTCTTGATCTTCTGGTCGAGTGCTGCCAATGCCTTAAAGTCAGCTTCGGCCGATGAAAGGGACGCTTGGAATTGTGCGTGGGCGTCACGCAACGCGCGTATTTCTTCGATCGAATTGCAGCGAACAGGATCTGTGAGATCCTCTTCGGCATTTTCGAACCAAGAATTGAAGGCCGAAGCTTTCTTGGCAAATGTCAAGTAGAGTTCCTCGATTTGGCGGAATTGCTCCTGCATGGCCAGCAAACGCTGCTTACGCGTATCCGACGCGTCGCGCAGTTTCTGCCAACGGGCGATGACATCGCCGTGACGTTTCAAGATCGCCGGCGATTGGGCGTGATTCGCATTGATCAATTGATCCTTCAGAGCACTTATGTTGTGAATGCCCTCCTGTTCAAAGGCATTGAGACCTGCAACACAAAAGCGATTAGCTTCCTATCTTCACAAAACGATAAAATATATCGTAATCCTTACCTGCATCGAATGTCTCCTGCTTGGTCAAGAGCGTTTGCACAGTGGACAAATCACGTCCGTATTCGTCGGAGCGCACATAGTTCTCCTTGTCATCGATCCAGCTCTCCACAACATCGGCCTTCCACATGAACTGCAGATACGCCGAGTTATCGAGCAATGCACCCTTGCGACGGGCAGCCAAGGCGTTCAAGTTCTCCAGCTTGTTGCGCAGCTGTTGGCAACGCTGAGCAATCGAATCGCCATGATGATTCTTGGCCTCGACCAGATCGCTGCCCTGTTCACAGATCAGCGAGCAGCGATCCTTATGGGCGGCAAAGTCCGTCTCGAAGGCATCGTGCTTCTTCAGCAGACCCTGAACGGCAGCCATCGAATCGCCATAATCCTCCACGGAGAGCAACTGCTGCTTCTCGGTAATCCAGGCCTCCTCTTCCTCCACCTGGGCCAAGAACTGCTGATAGGTCAGCGATTCGTCCAGCTTCTGACCGCGTGTGGCAGCCAAATTCTTGAGCTCAGCCCAGGCCTGATTGAGGGCCTTGAGACGCTGCTCAATTTCGGGCACACCCAAATTCGACACATCCATGAGCTTCTCGCCAGCCTCCTGGACGGCCTGAATGGCCGGCTCGTGGGAAGCCAGCTCGGCTTCGAGACGcttgtgcttcttcttcagGTTCTGCACACCGGTCAAATCGCGACCGTAATCATCGGAACCGACGAGCAGTTTCTTCTCCTTGATCCAGCTCTCCTCGTCGGCAATGTCGCGGAAGAATTGATGGAGGGTCAGGGCCTCGTTGAGACGGGCCTGACGATGGGCAGCCAGATTGCAGATGCGCTCGTAACGCTCGTTGATGCTTTGACGCTTCTCCTGGATGCCAGCAGTATCGAATTGACCGCT encodes the following:
- the LOC133844473 gene encoding DNA polymerase delta subunit 2, which produces MAKRLECPYENLSSAFLLQSSDYQKQFFHLYAHRLAEMTRLLKPLAQSKWGKEMPIMKLCELRGEQDVHCIIIGTIYKHQQHKPSILRDISEENQLAPQPQRQNYSEPGDKVILEDELQRVRLQGDHIAGRSLATGIVCAVKGGTDSEGFFNVEDILFFESGPQKSLTLKSPAKLVLVSGLDQLQAHNYVDALNMFQYWLSGSLGNSKDATSMVRLIVAGNSVRSTAVANVPTLQVARSQANANDTVQAVSQLDSWFAAWAQALHVDLMPGAYDPANFMLPQQPFHKCMFPQAGRLSSFQAVSNPYSCRLNSALIVGTGGQNVADLLRSTGLESSLEALRCTLTWGHIAPTAPDTLACYPYIESDPFIMRQCPHVYFAGNCEKFETELHVGTGDKRTRLVCVPSFSKTQSVALVDLETLDCREIKFNVESE
- the LOC133844480 gene encoding U6 snRNA-associated Sm-like protein LSm8 encodes the protein MSGLESYINHTVSIITADGRNFIGTLKGFDQTINIIIDECHERVFSTTAGIEQIVLGLHIIRGDNIAVIGLIDDSIDSRLDLANIRGEPLGPVVH
- the LOC133844476 gene encoding large ribosomal subunit protein mL46 translates to MFRRLTQISAKQLARTQSTAATGAAKEKWDLYAGVLVERLPVVSKTLNPLERRFQDMLLNVEYENSLKSDHELKHERDLVQLEQIKQGKVQVDLDEGVAKQTAQDLKDAYIEELKKFEAAPRTTPDDAANKTSSTDRCLEDTLYLLVQQKLGQQQHLLLPQGQRQEGETMRQTAERVVREQCGNDLKVLFYGNAPVGFHKYKYPSNQRANSVGAKVFFFRASLRAGNVQAGTKDTPALQYEWLPKEALSQKLKNAAYAESINKFLI